From one [Ruminococcus] lactaris ATCC 29176 genomic stretch:
- a CDS encoding response regulator transcription factor — MNKILIIEDDLEINALLADFLKEKGYAVHCQYDGLHVLDFLNKEKIDLIILDIMLPYRSGDIILSDVRKKFTIPVIIISAKETTQNKIDLLRLGADDYITKPFDMEEVLARIESNLRRVQFQNSQTECLQYNNLTLDLEKNTAFLNGIELSLTAKEFGILELLMKYPDKVFSKSNLFQSVWDTEYIAEDNTLNVHISNLRNKLKAICSDTEFIDTVWGIGYRLHKAKD; from the coding sequence ATGAATAAAATATTGATTATTGAAGATGATTTAGAAATAAATGCGTTATTGGCTGATTTTCTAAAAGAAAAAGGATATGCTGTGCATTGCCAATATGATGGACTTCATGTTCTGGATTTTTTGAATAAAGAAAAAATTGATTTGATTATACTTGATATTATGCTTCCTTATCGGAGTGGTGATATTATTTTATCTGATGTACGCAAGAAATTTACGATACCTGTTATTATTATTTCAGCGAAAGAAACTACACAAAATAAAATCGACTTGCTTCGTCTGGGAGCAGACGATTATATCACAAAACCTTTTGATATGGAAGAAGTGCTTGCCAGAATTGAAAGTAATCTGCGAAGAGTACAATTTCAAAATAGCCAGACAGAATGTTTGCAATATAACAATCTGACTTTAGACCTAGAGAAAAATACAGCATTTTTGAATGGAATAGAATTATCCTTAACCGCTAAAGAATTTGGCATTTTAGAATTGTTGATGAAATATCCAGATAAAGTATTTTCAAAATCGAATCTTTTTCAAAGTGTTTGGGATACAGAATATATTGCTGAAGATAATACACTTAATGTTCATATCAGTAATTTACGCAATAAATTAAAAGCGATATGCTCTGATACAGAATTTATTGATACTGTTTGGGGCATTGGCTACCGCCTACATAAAGCTAAGGATTAA
- a CDS encoding ATP-binding protein yields MFPIKYIDNNLVWNKDNEVFAYYELIPYNYSFLSPEQKYLVHDSFRQLIAQSREGKIHALQIATESSIRSIQEQSKKLVTGKLKEVAYQKIDDQTEALVSMIGDNQVDYRFFLGFKLMVTEDEVNLKNIKKSVFLTFREFLNEVRHTLMNDFVSMGNDEINRYAKMEKLLENKISRRFKIRRLEAKDFAYLMEHLYGRDGIAYEDYVYPLPKRKLKRETLIKYYDLIRPTRCVVEESQRYLRLEHEDSESYVSYFTVNAIVGELDFPSSEIFYFQQQQFTFPVDTSMNVEIVGNKKALTTVRNKKKELKDLDNHAYQAGNETSSNVVEALDSVDELETDLDQSKESMYKLSYVIRVSAPDLDELKRRCDEVKDFYDDLNVKLVRPAGDMMGLHGEFLPASKRYINDYIQYVKSDFLAGLGFGATQMLGENTGIYIGYSVDTGRNVYLQPSLASQGVKGTVTNALASAFVGSLGGGKSFCNNLLVYYSVLFGGQAVILDPKSERGNWKETLPEIAEEINIVNITSDSSNQGLLDPYVIMKDVKDAESLAIDILTFLTGISSRDGEKFPVLRKAVRTVSQNQNHGLLQVIEELRKEDTAVSRNIADHIESFTDYDFAQLLFSDGSVENAISLDNQLNIIQVADLVLPDKDTTFEEYTTIELLSVSILIVISTFALDFIHSDRSIFKIVDLDEAWAFLNVAQGETLSNKLVRAGRAMNAGVYFVTQSSGDVSKESLKNNIGLKFAFRSTDTNEIKQTLEFFGLDSEDENNQKRLRDLENGQCLMQDLYGRVGVVQIHPVFVELLHAFDTRPPIKSEVDLE; encoded by the coding sequence ATGTTCCCGATTAAATATATCGACAATAACCTTGTCTGGAATAAGGACAATGAGGTGTTCGCCTACTATGAGCTGATACCGTACAATTATTCATTCTTATCCCCAGAACAGAAATACCTTGTGCATGACAGCTTCCGTCAGCTTATCGCACAGTCCCGTGAGGGAAAGATTCATGCATTGCAGATTGCAACCGAAAGCTCAATCCGAAGCATACAGGAACAGTCAAAGAAGCTGGTAACGGGGAAATTAAAGGAAGTCGCCTATCAGAAAATAGACGACCAGACCGAAGCCCTTGTATCTATGATAGGCGACAATCAAGTGGATTACCGTTTCTTTCTGGGATTCAAGCTCATGGTCACAGAGGACGAAGTCAATCTGAAGAACATCAAAAAATCGGTATTTCTGACATTCCGTGAGTTTTTGAATGAGGTAAGGCACACGCTGATGAATGACTTTGTTTCCATGGGCAATGATGAAATCAACCGTTATGCGAAGATGGAAAAACTGCTGGAAAACAAAATCTCCCGTAGATTCAAAATCCGCCGACTGGAAGCCAAAGATTTTGCCTATCTGATGGAACACCTCTACGGCAGGGACGGGATAGCTTATGAAGATTATGTGTATCCTCTGCCAAAAAGAAAATTAAAAAGAGAAACACTGATTAAGTATTATGACCTTATCCGTCCTACCCGTTGCGTGGTGGAAGAAAGCCAGCGATATTTGCGTCTGGAACATGAGGACAGCGAAAGTTATGTATCCTACTTTACGGTCAATGCCATTGTCGGGGAGCTGGACTTCCCATCATCGGAAATCTTTTATTTCCAGCAACAGCAGTTCACATTCCCTGTGGATACGTCCATGAATGTTGAGATTGTGGGAAATAAGAAAGCCTTAACCACTGTCCGTAACAAGAAAAAGGAATTAAAGGACTTGGATAATCACGCCTATCAAGCCGGAAACGAAACAAGTTCAAATGTGGTGGAAGCCTTGGACAGTGTCGATGAACTGGAAACAGATTTAGACCAGAGCAAGGAAAGTATGTATAAGTTAAGTTACGTCATACGGGTGTCTGCACCCGATCTTGACGAACTGAAACGCCGTTGTGATGAAGTCAAGGACTTTTACGATGATTTGAACGTGAAGCTGGTACGTCCTGCCGGAGATATGATGGGACTGCATGGAGAGTTTCTTCCAGCCAGCAAACGTTATATCAATGATTATATCCAGTATGTGAAATCCGACTTTTTAGCCGGACTTGGTTTCGGTGCTACCCAGATGTTGGGAGAAAATACAGGAATCTATATCGGATATTCCGTGGATACGGGAAGAAATGTCTACCTGCAACCGTCCCTTGCCAGTCAAGGGGTAAAAGGTACGGTCACAAATGCGTTGGCTTCTGCCTTTGTGGGTTCGCTTGGTGGTGGAAAGTCATTCTGTAATAACCTGCTGGTGTATTATTCCGTCCTGTTCGGTGGACAGGCAGTTATCCTAGACCCGAAAAGTGAGCGTGGAAACTGGAAAGAAACACTGCCGGAGATTGCAGAGGAAATCAATATTGTAAACATTACCAGTGATTCCAGCAATCAAGGGCTGTTAGACCCGTATGTGATTATGAAAGATGTCAAGGACGCTGAAAGTCTTGCCATTGACATTCTGACATTCCTTACAGGAATTTCTTCAAGGGACGGCGAAAAGTTTCCTGTCCTTAGAAAAGCTGTCCGCACGGTATCCCAGAATCAGAACCACGGGCTGTTGCAGGTCATTGAGGAACTGCGAAAAGAGGATACCGCCGTATCCCGTAACATTGCAGACCATATCGAAAGTTTTACGGACTATGATTTTGCACAGCTTCTGTTCTCGGACGGTTCGGTGGAAAATGCAATCAGTCTGGATAACCAGCTCAACATTATACAGGTTGCAGATTTGGTTCTGCCGGATAAGGATACCACCTTTGAGGAATACACGACCATTGAACTGTTGTCGGTATCCATCTTAATTGTTATCAGTACCTTTGCCCTTGACTTCATTCACAGTGACCGAAGCATTTTCAAAATCGTGGACTTGGACGAAGCATGGGCGTTCTTAAATGTGGCACAGGGAGAAACACTCTCAAACAAGCTGGTGCGTGCTGGTAGAGCCATGAACGCCGGAGTATATTTCGTGACACAAAGCTCTGGGGACGTATCGAAAGAAAGTCTGAAAAATAACATCGGCTTAAAGTTTGCGTTCCGCTCCACAGATACCAATGAAATCAAGCAGACCTTAGAGTTTTTCGGGCTGGACAGTGAGGACGAAAATAACCAGAAACGGTTGAGGGATTTGGAGAACGGGCAATGCTTAATGCAGGATTTATACGGGCGTGTCGGTGTGGTACAGATACACCCTGTCTTTGTAGAACTACTCCATGCCTTTGATACCAGACCGCCGATAAAAAGTGAGGTGGATTTGGAATGA
- a CDS encoding conjugal transfer protein: MFKKKEKTEKAPKNKKVRTMKVGTHKKSVLLLWAVLLASTSFGVYKNFTAIDTHTVHEKEIIQLRLNDTNGIENFVKNFAKAYYSWDTSKEAIEARTTEISKYLTKELQDLNADTIRTDIPTSATVTNVLVWNVKQSGTDDFTVAYEVDQQVKEGEQTQAVIENYTVTVHVDKDGAMVITQNPTLAPAVQKSKYEPKTQEADVSVSSDSVKDATAFLETFFKLYPTATEKELAYYVKDGVLAPVSGDYVFSELVNPVFTKDGDNLKVSVSVKYLDNKSKMTQISQYELVLHKDDNWKIVE, encoded by the coding sequence ATGTTTAAGAAGAAAGAAAAAACAGAGAAAGCACCTAAGAATAAGAAAGTGCGTACCATGAAAGTCGGGACACATAAGAAATCTGTCCTGCTGTTGTGGGCGGTGCTTTTAGCAAGCACCAGCTTTGGTGTGTATAAGAATTTTACCGCTATTGACACCCACACGGTACATGAAAAAGAAATCATTCAGCTAAGATTGAACGATACCAACGGTATTGAAAATTTCGTCAAGAACTTTGCGAAAGCCTACTACTCATGGGATACCAGCAAGGAAGCCATTGAAGCAAGGACAACGGAAATCAGTAAATACCTTACCAAAGAATTACAGGATTTGAACGCCGATACCATCAGAACGGACATACCAACCAGTGCGACCGTTACAAATGTGCTGGTCTGGAATGTAAAGCAGTCTGGAACGGACGATTTTACCGTTGCCTACGAAGTAGATCAGCAGGTAAAAGAGGGAGAACAGACACAGGCAGTCATAGAAAACTATACCGTGACCGTTCATGTGGATAAGGACGGTGCAATGGTCATTACCCAGAATCCAACCCTTGCTCCGGCGGTACAGAAATCAAAGTATGAACCCAAAACACAGGAAGCCGATGTCAGTGTCAGCTCCGATTCAGTCAAAGACGCTACCGCTTTCTTGGAAACATTCTTTAAGCTGTACCCGACAGCTACGGAAAAGGAACTTGCCTACTATGTCAAAGACGGTGTGCTTGCTCCTGTATCCGGCGACTATGTATTTTCAGAACTGGTAAACCCTGTCTTTACCAAAGACGGCGATAATCTCAAGGTCAGTGTGTCTGTAAAGTATCTGGATAACAAGTCGAAAATGACGCAAATCTCACAGTATGAGCTTGTGTTACATAAGGACGATAACTGGAAGATTGTAGAATAA
- a CDS encoding ABC transporter permease: MDKLLKLEKYQLLHNSIYWCGMIGIFILGFFTADTYVTEVMGSTEEIASSLADIFNGMVYDSTFLLIIMSAILALILGQEFSKRTINLEVSAGHSRKQIFTSKIISYLIAFNLMALVYPVSGCIREFGRFGVADVGMFFYNIIKAIIYSCLLNSAIFLIAILICCYLQDAVKATSVTVIIIFGLSLYLGYGMMLRLPVGFLPTYQIRIVVSMKTFFQPIAILVGCIWSGILVLLSWIKFCKCDFK; this comes from the coding sequence ATGGATAAATTATTAAAACTGGAAAAATATCAGTTGTTACATAATTCTATTTACTGGTGTGGTATGATTGGAATATTTATTTTAGGATTTTTTACAGCAGATACTTATGTTACAGAGGTCATGGGATCGACAGAAGAAATTGCTTCTTCTCTTGCTGATATTTTTAATGGAATGGTGTATGATTCTACGTTTCTTCTTATCATCATGTCGGCTATACTTGCATTGATTTTAGGACAGGAATTTTCTAAGAGAACAATAAACTTAGAGGTCAGTGCTGGACATTCCAGAAAACAAATTTTTACAAGTAAAATAATATCGTATTTAATTGCTTTTAATCTTATGGCTCTTGTCTATCCAGTTTCAGGGTGCATAAGGGAATTTGGACGCTTTGGTGTTGCAGACGTGGGAATGTTTTTTTACAATATTATAAAAGCAATCATTTATTCTTGTCTGCTTAATAGTGCGATATTTCTAATTGCAATACTTATTTGTTGCTATTTACAGGATGCTGTAAAAGCAACTTCGGTTACAGTAATTATTATTTTTGGTCTTAGCTTATATCTTGGCTATGGAATGATGTTGAGATTACCAGTCGGTTTTTTACCTACTTATCAAATCAGAATCGTTGTCAGCATGAAAACCTTTTTTCAACCGATAGCTATTTTAGTAGGATGTATATGGTCTGGTATATTGGTATTGCTTTCGTGGATAAAATTTTGTAAATGTGATTTTAAATAG
- a CDS encoding CD3337/EF1877 family mobilome membrane protein: MMKSVTKEKVFHVLKQVLLAVTVTLVLLSLLGTVAHASGLVDDTVNAGNLYSKYPLSNYQLDFYVDNSWSWLPWNWLDGIGKSVQYGLYCITNFVWTISLYLSNATGYVVQQAYKLDFINDMADSIGKSIQTLAGVTENGFSSSGFYVGFLLIIILIVGVYTAYTGLLKRETSKALHAVINFVVVFIVSASFIAYAPNYIQKINDFSSDISTASLDLGTKIMLPDSQSKGKDSVDLIRDSLFAIQVEKPWLLLQFGNSDTEEIGTDRVEALVSASPSDDDGETRENIVKTEIEDNDNDNLTIPQVVNRLGMVFFLLIFNLGITIFIFLLTGMMLFSQILFIIYAMFLPVSFLLSMIPTYENMAKQAVVRVFNAIMTRAGITLIVTVAFSISSMFYNISTDYPFFMVAFLQIICFAGIYMKLGELMSMFSLNANDSQQIGRRIFRRPMVFMRHRARRMERRIARAVGAGSVAGTVAGASVARAGKPATNQPPKKRENTSASMGSRVGSAVGAVMDTKNKVRDSASSLKENVKDLPTQAGYAVHSAKQKAKDNVSDFKRGVVEERENRQEQRTQKRNLHRENISQKKHELQKAQEAKQTVHANGSATAGATRSHERPVATPVPKPAQTDIVTKPDMKRPATSPVIKNAEIKAGKETVRTNIRQEQQVKSVARTNQSNVAESRSNQKKTTVQKQVNQKQNRKTVTKQPEKGRKK, from the coding sequence ATGATGAAATCTGTCACAAAAGAAAAGGTATTCCATGTACTGAAACAGGTTCTGCTTGCCGTGACCGTCACGCTGGTACTGCTGTCCCTGCTTGGGACGGTAGCTCATGCGTCTGGACTGGTCGATGATACGGTCAATGCAGGCAACCTGTATTCAAAGTATCCGCTTTCCAATTATCAGCTTGATTTTTACGTGGACAATAGCTGGTCATGGCTTCCGTGGAACTGGCTGGACGGCATTGGAAAATCGGTGCAGTACGGGCTTTACTGTATCACAAACTTTGTCTGGACAATCAGCCTGTATCTTAGCAATGCCACAGGATATGTGGTGCAACAGGCGTATAAGCTGGACTTCATCAATGACATGGCAGACAGTATCGGGAAAAGTATCCAGACACTTGCCGGAGTGACCGAAAACGGATTTTCCAGCAGTGGATTCTATGTGGGATTCCTGCTCATTATCATTCTGATTGTAGGTGTTTACACCGCCTATACAGGGCTTCTCAAACGGGAAACAAGCAAAGCACTTCACGCTGTTATCAACTTTGTGGTGGTGTTCATCGTGTCTGCGTCCTTTATTGCTTATGCTCCCAATTATATCCAGAAAATCAATGATTTCAGTTCGGACATCAGCACCGCTTCTCTGGACTTGGGGACAAAAATCATGCTCCCAGATTCACAAAGCAAAGGCAAGGACAGCGTAGACCTTATCCGTGACAGCCTTTTTGCGATACAGGTAGAAAAACCGTGGCTGTTGTTGCAGTTCGGGAACAGCGATACCGAAGAAATCGGGACTGACCGTGTAGAAGCTCTGGTATCTGCCAGCCCGTCCGATGATGATGGGGAAACAAGGGAAAATATTGTGAAAACAGAGATTGAGGATAACGACAATGACAACCTTACCATTCCACAGGTCGTCAACCGTCTTGGCATGGTGTTCTTCCTGCTCATTTTCAATCTCGGTATCACAATCTTTATCTTCCTGCTTACCGGCATGATGTTATTTTCCCAGATACTTTTTATCATATATGCCATGTTTTTGCCTGTCAGCTTTTTACTGTCCATGATACCGACCTATGAGAACATGGCGAAACAGGCAGTTGTCCGTGTATTCAACGCCATTATGACAAGAGCTGGAATCACGCTGATTGTGACCGTGGCATTTTCGATTTCCAGTATGTTCTACAACATTTCCACAGATTATCCGTTCTTCATGGTGGCGTTTTTGCAGATAATCTGTTTTGCCGGAATCTACATGAAGCTCGGAGAGCTAATGAGTATGTTCAGCCTTAATGCCAATGACAGCCAGCAGATAGGTCGCCGGATTTTCCGTAGACCGATGGTGTTCATGCGACACAGGGCAAGACGTATGGAACGCCGAATTGCAAGAGCTGTCGGTGCTGGAAGTGTTGCAGGTACGGTGGCAGGTGCAAGTGTTGCCAGAGCCGGAAAGCCAGCAACGAACCAACCGCCAAAGAAACGGGAAAATACTTCTGCCAGCATGGGAAGCCGTGTCGGTTCTGCTGTCGGTGCTGTGATGGATACGAAAAATAAAGTCCGTGACAGTGCTTCCTCTCTGAAAGAAAATGTGAAAGACCTGCCGACACAGGCTGGTTATGCCGTCCACTCTGCCAAACAGAAAGCAAAGGATAATGTATCAGACTTTAAACGTGGCGTTGTGGAAGAACGGGAAAACCGACAGGAACAACGTACACAGAAACGAAACCTGCACAGGGAAAATATCTCACAGAAAAAACATGAATTACAGAAAGCACAGGAAGCAAAGCAGACAGTTCATGCGAATGGATCAGCGACAGCCGGAGCTACCAGAAGCCATGAACGCCCTGTTGCCACACCTGTTCCAAAACCAGCACAGACCGATATAGTTACGAAGCCGGATATGAAACGTCCTGCTACTTCTCCTGTGATAAAAAATGCAGAAATCAAGGCTGGAAAAGAAACCGTCCGAACCAATATCAGACAGGAACAACAGGTCAAATCTGTTGCCAGAACGAATCAGTCAAACGTAGCGGAATCCAGAAGTAATCAAAAGAAAACAACCGTACAGAAACAGGTCAACCAAAAACAAAATCGTAAGACTGTTACGAAGCAACCAGAGAAAGGACGGAAGAAATGA
- a CDS encoding IS110 family transposase — protein MNCNTQNAKIASITEKTLIVGIDVGSETHFARAFDWRNYEYTKKPLEFSNTEAGFMMFKAWVEDIAEKQGKTAVIPGMEPTGHYWFALGKFLQDSGMKPVHVNPHHVKKSKELDDNNPNKNDRKDPKTIAALVNEGRFSYPYIPTGIYAEIRSLSNLRFQTQEELTRIKNRIARWFAIYFPEYKDVYGDLMAVSGRMILKEAPLPEDIRILGVNGVNQIWRNAKLRGTGMKRAKILVSAAEHSVGSKEAPEAARIELKNLLNDMDVYVSRMEELLQTIEEKLKTIPYVDKLMEIKGIGLITVSGFIAEVGDIGRFDNPKQLQKLAGYAIVANDSGKHNGESRISYRGRKRLRYVLYEAAISLVGKNAEFKEIHEYYRTRKENPLKKMQSVVAVACKIIRVFYTILTKGVDYDPMKLMSDIRRPQLQAA, from the coding sequence ATGAATTGTAACACACAGAACGCAAAAATTGCATCCATAACTGAAAAAACTTTGATTGTTGGAATTGATGTCGGCAGTGAAACTCATTTTGCCAGGGCATTTGATTGGCGGAACTATGAATATACAAAGAAGCCGCTGGAATTCAGTAATACTGAGGCGGGTTTCATGATGTTCAAGGCATGGGTGGAAGATATCGCAGAAAAGCAAGGTAAAACAGCTGTAATTCCCGGAATGGAGCCGACCGGTCATTACTGGTTTGCACTGGGGAAATTCCTGCAGGACAGCGGGATGAAGCCTGTACATGTGAATCCGCACCATGTCAAGAAGTCGAAAGAGCTGGATGACAACAATCCCAATAAGAATGACCGTAAGGATCCAAAGACGATTGCGGCACTGGTCAATGAAGGACGCTTCTCTTATCCCTACATACCAACCGGTATTTATGCGGAGATCAGGAGCTTATCGAATCTTCGTTTCCAGACGCAGGAAGAGCTAACAAGAATCAAGAATCGAATCGCTAGATGGTTTGCCATTTATTTTCCTGAATATAAAGACGTTTATGGGGATTTAATGGCAGTCAGCGGACGAATGATACTCAAGGAAGCTCCATTGCCGGAGGATATCAGAATACTTGGAGTGAACGGTGTAAACCAGATTTGGAGAAACGCGAAGCTGCGAGGCACTGGAATGAAGAGGGCAAAGATCCTGGTATCAGCTGCAGAGCATAGCGTTGGAAGTAAGGAAGCACCGGAAGCGGCAAGGATTGAATTGAAGAATCTGCTGAATGACATGGATGTATATGTGTCAAGGATGGAGGAACTGCTCCAAACTATAGAGGAAAAACTGAAGACGATTCCATATGTTGATAAACTGATGGAAATCAAAGGAATCGGATTGATTACAGTCAGCGGATTTATTGCAGAAGTAGGTGACATTGGACGTTTTGATAATCCGAAGCAGCTGCAGAAGCTGGCGGGATATGCAATCGTGGCAAATGATTCCGGAAAGCACAATGGAGAGAGCCGGATCAGCTACAGAGGCAGAAAACGGCTGAGATATGTGCTGTATGAAGCTGCGATATCACTGGTGGGGAAGAATGCTGAGTTTAAGGAAATACATGAGTATTATCGAACCCGTAAAGAAAACCCGTTAAAGAAGATGCAGTCAGTAGTAGCAGTGGCATGTAAGATTATTAGGGTATTCTACACAATCCTGACAAAGGGTGTGGATTATGACCCAATGAAACTGATGAGTGATATCAGAAGGCCACAGTTGCAGGCAGCGTAG
- a CDS encoding ABC transporter permease, with translation MSNLLKTELYKLFHSWYFWGIGIFNLLLSSILLLDSKERSSNLIMASLYNIPLLYFLSIVFIALFIGSDFSGRTLNTYITAGHKRSSIFRVKLIVSQIGCIIILVFPLFVHGIISQFYIGEKLFWNDSTYTMVLLTLFAMITLCALPIFFAFIFRDMGKTLTVSMVLFFVMIFLLNSESAQIISRIIPMGQLRLISLQKVYSTNFCLLVDFLWNFILYFIAGSVFLHTDLK, from the coding sequence ATGTCAAATCTCCTAAAAACTGAGTTATATAAGTTGTTTCACAGTTGGTATTTTTGGGGAATTGGAATATTCAATCTCCTTTTAAGTAGCATATTGCTGTTAGATAGTAAAGAACGCTCTTCAAACTTAATTATGGCATCATTATACAATATTCCGTTACTCTATTTTTTGAGTATAGTGTTTATAGCATTGTTCATTGGAAGTGATTTTAGTGGAAGAACTTTAAATACTTATATTACTGCCGGACATAAAAGAAGTTCTATATTTAGAGTAAAGTTAATTGTATCTCAAATAGGTTGTATTATCATTCTGGTATTTCCATTATTTGTACATGGAATTATTAGTCAATTTTATATTGGAGAAAAACTTTTTTGGAATGATAGCACATATACTATGGTTTTACTAACTCTGTTTGCCATGATAACACTGTGTGCATTACCGATATTTTTTGCTTTTATTTTTCGTGATATGGGGAAAACACTGACAGTTTCAATGGTTTTATTTTTTGTTATGATTTTTTTGCTGAACAGTGAATCTGCACAAATAATCAGCAGAATAATACCAATGGGACAACTTAGGTTAATTTCATTGCAAAAGGTCTATTCGACAAACTTTTGCTTGCTTGTAGATTTTTTATGGAATTTTATTTTATATTTCATTGCAGGTAGTGTTTTTTTACATACAGACTTGAAATAA
- a CDS encoding ABC transporter ATP-binding protein codes for MSSIILEAKSLTKEYKQTLALDHINLQIKKGKIYGFIGQNGAGKTTFLRLVTGLAFPTSGTLSLWGNSGTEELQKQRKRIGSMIETPALFPSMTAYQNMEVQRIQRGIPDKSVIKRTLDMVGLQDTGKKSVRNFSLGMRQRLGIAIALLNTPELLILDEPINGLDPAGIVEIRNLLKILNKEYGMTILVSSHILEELYQTASEFILIDHGKIIEEISDYELNERCKRHIAIKTTDVQKTVLVLEENLHTDNFKLMPDGIIRLYDYLNDLETVASALAESHILVTGLSVSGDTLEDYFLSKIGASCIIQI; via the coding sequence ATGAGTTCAATTATTTTAGAAGCAAAGTCTTTAACCAAAGAATATAAACAAACATTAGCATTAGACCACATAAATTTACAAATAAAAAAAGGAAAAATTTATGGATTTATTGGTCAAAACGGAGCAGGTAAGACTACTTTTTTAAGATTAGTCACAGGGCTTGCGTTTCCAACAAGTGGTACACTTTCTTTATGGGGAAATTCTGGAACAGAAGAATTGCAGAAACAGCGTAAACGAATTGGAAGTATGATTGAAACGCCTGCCCTATTCCCGTCAATGACTGCCTATCAAAATATGGAAGTACAGCGTATTCAACGCGGCATACCAGATAAATCAGTTATTAAAAGGACATTAGATATGGTTGGATTGCAAGATACAGGTAAAAAGAGTGTCCGCAATTTTTCATTAGGTATGCGTCAACGATTGGGGATAGCGATTGCACTTTTAAATACACCAGAACTATTGATTTTAGACGAACCTATCAATGGTCTTGACCCTGCTGGAATTGTAGAAATCAGAAATTTATTAAAAATTTTGAATAAAGAATATGGTATGACCATTTTGGTTTCAAGCCATATCTTAGAAGAATTGTATCAAACAGCATCAGAATTTATTCTGATTGACCATGGAAAAATTATAGAAGAGATTTCTGATTATGAATTAAATGAACGGTGTAAACGACATATAGCAATTAAAACAACAGATGTTCAGAAAACGGTTCTGGTTTTGGAAGAGAATCTTCATACAGATAACTTTAAACTAATGCCAGATGGCATAATTCGTTTGTATGATTATTTGAATGATTTAGAGACAGTTGCGTCTGCTTTGGCAGAATCGCACATTCTTGTAACAGGACTTTCTGTATCTGGCGATACTTTGGAGGACTATTTTTTGAGCAAAATAGGAGCTTCCTGTATAATTCAAATATAG
- a CDS encoding lysozyme family protein, translating to MRLKRILIIGTIFPVLFSLVLFFGILISGEHDDNSNSYSPVYSGMNLSADVLKHQPMVERYARENGISEYVNVLLAIIQVESGGTAIDVMQSSESLGLPPNSLSTEESIKQGCKYFASLLSSCKAKGMNDINVVIQSYNYGGGYADYVAKNGEKHSFNLAENFAKNKSGGTKVTYTNPIAVSKNGGWRYNYGNMFYVELVNQYLNIKQFSNETVQAVMNEALKYQGWKYVYGGSNPNTSFDCSGLTQWCYGKAGISLPRTAQAQYDATQHIPLSQAQAGDLVFFHSTYNTSDYVTHVGIYVGNNQMYHAGNPIGYTDLTSAYWQQHIICAGRIKQ from the coding sequence ATGAGATTAAAGCGTATCCTTATCATAGGTACGATATTCCCAGTCCTTTTCTCCCTCGTCCTCTTTTTCGGGATACTGATTTCCGGCGAACATGACGACAATTCAAACAGCTATTCGCCTGTCTATTCTGGCATGAACCTGTCAGCCGATGTCCTCAAACATCAGCCGATGGTAGAAAGATACGCCAGAGAAAACGGTATTTCGGAGTATGTGAACGTCCTGCTTGCCATCATACAGGTGGAAAGTGGCGGTACGGCTATTGATGTCATGCAGTCCAGTGAAAGTCTGGGACTACCGCCAAACTCCTTAAGTACAGAAGAATCCATTAAGCAGGGGTGTAAATATTTTGCGTCCCTGCTTTCTTCCTGTAAAGCAAAAGGCATGAATGACATTAACGTGGTCATTCAATCTTATAACTATGGTGGTGGCTATGCAGACTATGTGGCGAAGAACGGGGAAAAGCACAGCTTCAACCTTGCAGAGAATTTCGCAAAGAATAAATCCGGCGGTACAAAAGTGACCTATACGAACCCGATAGCGGTCAGCAAAAATGGTGGCTGGCGTTATAACTACGGGAATATGTTCTATGTGGAGCTGGTCAACCAATATCTGAATATAAAACAGTTCAGTAACGAAACGGTACAGGCGGTTATGAATGAAGCGTTGAAGTATCAAGGCTGGAAATATGTCTATGGTGGCAGTAACCCGAACACCTCTTTTGACTGTTCTGGTCTTACCCAGTGGTGCTACGGAAAAGCCGGAATCAGCCTGCCACGAACCGCACAGGCACAGTATGACGCAACCCAGCATATTCCATTGTCACAGGCACAGGCTGGCGATTTGGTCTTTTTCCATTCCACCTACAACACCAGCGACTATGTAACCCATGTAGGAATCTATGTGGGAAACAATCAGATGTATCATGCCGGAAATCCAATCGGCTATACTGATTTGACCTCTGCCTACTGGCAACAGCACATCATTTGTGCCGGAAGAATCAAACAATAG